GACTCGGCGATCAGCGAGAGCACCACGCTGCTGCAGCGCGTGCGCGTGCTCACCGTGCAGGGCGCCAACGACGTGTCGATGGACGCGACGGCGAAGGAGGCCATCGCGGTCGAGCTCGAGGGGCTGCGCGACGAGCTGCTCGCCCGCGCGAACACGAGCCTGCTGGGCCGATCGGTGTTCGCCGGCACCTCCGACGCCGGCCGGGCGTTCGAGCCCGACTACACGCACAACGGCGTGCCCGGCGCGGAGGTCACGCGCCGCATCGCCGACGGGGTGTCGGTGCGCGTCGATGCGGACGGCGCCGCGGTGTTCGGCGAGGGCGATCAGTCGGTGTTCGCGCTCATCGACGACATCGTCGCCGACCTGCGCGGCGGCGTGAACGTCGGCGCCCGGCTCGACCAGATCGACGAGCGCATGACGGCTATGCTCAGTGCCCAGGGCGCCATCGGCGCACGTCAGGCCCAGATCGAGCGAACGCAGGAGGCCACGCTGGACGAGTCCGTGTCGCTCGAGACGCGCCGCTCCGCGGTGGAGGACGTCGACTCCGTCGAGATCCTCGTGCAGCTGCAGGCGCAGGAGCTCGTCTACCGCTCCGCGCTGCAGGTGACGAGCCGCGTGCTGCAGCCGACGCTCATGGACTTCCTGTCGTGAGCGCGGCCGTCTCGTTCGTCGCCCCGCCGCCCGGCCTCGACCCGCACACCGACTTCGAGCTCGCGCCCGTCGACGGCGCCGACGGGCTGTTCTCCCTCCGCGCGGCGGCGCAGCCCGAGCTGCGCATGTACCTCGTGGATCCGCGCGGCGTCGTGGCGGACTACGCGCCGGTGCTGACCGACGAGCAGGCCGACGCGATCTCGCTCACCTCGGCCGACGACGCCCTCGTGCTCGTCGTGGCCAACCCGGGCGCCGACGGCGTGCACGTGAACCTGCTGGCCCCCGTGGTCGTGAACACCGCCACCGGATCGGCCGCCCAGGTGATCCTGGAGGGGCAGGACCTCCCCGTCCGCGCCCCGCTCGCCTGACTCAGCCCTCGGGACCCCGGCCCGCGTCGAACTCCGACCGGTAGCGGGCGTCGGCCTCGGCCAGCAGCTCCTCGGCCAGGCGCGCCACCGGCACGGCGTCGGCCAGCAGCGGCTCGCAGTCCGGACCGCGCGCGACCACGCGGCCCTCCAGCACCCAGGCGAACCGCTCGGGGTTCGACTCGGCGAGGTGGCGGTACTGGCACAGCTGCCGCGCGAGCCAGTCGGCCACCGGGCGCGTCCACCACGGCTCCGGATCGAGCGGGTTCACCGACAGCCCCGGCAGCTCGAGCCCGCTCTCGGTGTCGATGCTGCCGCCGCCCCGATCGGAGGACGGGCCCTCGGAGTAGCGCACGTGCAGTCCCGGGCGCTCGCGCACGAGCCGCTCGAGCTCCTCGAGCGAGCGGATCGGCGGGCGCGCGAACGCCTCCAGCGCCAGGACGTCGCCCGTCATGCGGATCCCCTCCGCGTCGTCACAGCGACGGATCGAGCACGACCTTGATGCATCCGTCCTCCTTCCGCTGGAAGATCCGGTACATGTCGGGCGCCTCCGAGAGCGGCACGCGATGCGTCGTCAGGTCGGTGGTGCCGAGCGGATCGGCGGGGTCCTCCACGAGCTCGACGAGCTGCGGCACCCACCGCTTGACGTTGCACTGCCCCATGCGGAGGGTGAGCTGCTTGTCGAACATGGTCTTCATCGGCAGGGGATCGGCCTCGCCGGCGTAGACGCCGCTGATCGAGACGGTGCCGCCGCGGCGGACCAGGTCGATCGCCGACAGGAGCGCCGCCGTCCGATCCAGGCCCATGTGATCCATGACGGGCCGGCTGATCGCGCCGGGCAGCGAGCCCAGCGCCAGGTGCGCGGCGTGGACCATCGGGTTCCCGTGCGCCTCCAGCCCCACCGCGTCGACGACCGCGTCGGCGCCGCGCCCGCCGGTCAGCTCCCGCACGCGCTCGGCGACCTGCTCGGGGGCGCACACGGCCACGCCGTGCCGCCGGGCCATCTCCCGCCGCTCGTGCACGGGATCGACCGCGAGCACCTCGAGGCCCTGGTGGCGGGCGATGCGCGAGGCGAACTGCCCCACGGCCCCCAGGCCGAGCACGACGAGCGTGCCGCCGTCCGGCACGTGCGCGTACTGCACGCCCTGCAGCGCGGTGGGCAGCACGTCGCTGAGGAACAGGTAGCGCTCGTCCGGCAGCTCCACGCCGACGGGGATGGTGTTGTAGTCCGCCAGCGGCACGCGCAGCAGCTCCGCCTGGCCGCCGGGCACTTGCCCGTACAGCTTGGTGTAGCCGAACAGCGCCGCGCCCGTGCCCTGCTCCGTCACCTGCGTCGTCTCGCACTGCGACTGCAGCCCGTGCCGGCACATCCAGCAGTGCCCGCAGGCGATGTTGAACGGCACCACCACCCGCTGCCCCACGCGCAGCGACGTGATCGCCGACCCCACCTCCTCGACGACGCCCATGGCCTCGTGGCCCAGGATGTCGCCGCGGTCCAGGTAGGGGCCCATCAGCTCGTACAGGTGCAGGTCGGACCCGCAGATCGCCGTCGACGTGATCCGCACGATCGCATCGGTCGGCTCCTCGATGCGCGGATCCGGCACCTCCTCCACGGACACCCTGCGGCGTCCCTTCCACGTCAGAGCTCTCATCGCGCTTCCTCGGTTCTCTCGCCTCGGTCAGGTGATCCGCACGCGGCTCATCACGAACCCGGATCGGGGCAGGGTGGGGAACCGCCGCAGGTCGACCCCGAGATCCTGCGGCGGCACGTCGTAGGTCATGCGGCGGGTGAGCAGCCGCACGGTCTCCTCGAGCAGCTCGATCGTCAGCGGCTCGCCGGGGCAGCGGTGTCCGGTCGCGTAGTCTCCCGCGCCCTGGGCGATGAGTGCATCGGCGCCGCGGGCCGCGGGGCCGCCCGCCTCGTGCCGCTCGGGCCGGAACGCGAGCGGATCGGACCAGACGGCCGGGTCGCGATGGGTGGCGAAGATGTCGAGCGCCACCATCTCGCCGGGAGCGAAGCGCTCGCCGCGCCACTCCAGCTCCCGCACGGCGCGTCCCGCGACGAGCGGGAAGAAGGGCGCCGTCCGCCGCACCTCCTGCACGAACCCGCGCAGGTGCCGCTCCTCCCCGGCGCGGAATCGCTCGGCCCATTCGGGGTGGCGGTGCAGGGCGAGCGCGGCGAAGACGACGAACCGCCCCGCGGCCACCGTGGGGCGCAGCAGGTTGATCAGCTCGATGGCGGCGACCTCGTCGCTCAGGCCGCTCCCGTCCGCGTCGCGGTGGTCCAGCAGCCGCGCGACCACCCCGTGCGCGCCGCGCCGGCGGCCGTCGCGGATGAGCCCGCGCGCCCAGCGCTCGGTGCGGCGACGGCGCCAGCGGCCCCACCAGTTGCGCGGCCCGAACCCCCCGGCGCCGTCGAGCATGGCGAGGAACTCGATCGTCCGGGCGCGGGCCGTGCGCTGGTTCAGCGGCAGATCGGCCCAGCGGCACACGGCCCGCGTGAGCACGCCGGCGACGGCGCGATGCAGCTGCACGGTGTCGCTCGCCTGCCACGTGGGCAGCGCGGCCCCCCAGTCCTCGCGCAGCGCCTCGACCAGCCGCGCGCGCCCCGGCTCGTCGAGCACGTCGAGGAAGAGGCCCTTGCGCGCGTGGTGGGCCGCGCCCGACAGCTGCTGCACGCTGCCGACGTCCTGCAGCGAGTGCAGCACCGACGGCGGCAGCGCGCCGACGCGGGTGAAGCGCTCGCCCTCGGCGAAGAACCGGGCGCCGTCGACGCCCCGCACGAGCGTCGCGGGCATGCCGCCCAGGCGCGCCCGGAAGGCGTCGGAGCCGAGCCGCTCGAAGCGGCGCGCGCCGAAGGCGTACCCGTCGGCCAGGAACCCGATCGTGCTGTCGCCCCGCAGCCGGGGAATGGCGGCCGCCGTCATCCGGTGGTCGCCAACGCGTAGATCGTGAGCATGATGCCCACGCCGACCACCGCCATCGCTCCCAGCAGCGATGCGAACAGCACGCTGCGCCGATGCCCGAGCGGCAGGGCCAGCGCGACGGCGACGAGGGCGGCGAACAGCACCACCTCGGCGACGATGCCGGCCCACGCGATCCAGCCCACGTCCGCGATCGATGCCGCGAACAGCGCGATGCACACCACGCCGAGCAGTCCCGCGGGAACGAGCCACCACACGGCCTTTCCACCGCGGCGCTCGTCGCGCGCGTCGGCCCGCGCCGAGCGACGCGGGCGCTGGATGCTGTTCACGGGGCGGGCCGCCGGGGTGCCGCCGACCTCGCGGTCTCGCGTGCGCATCGAGCCGTCGCCCTCGCGGGTTCCGACGCCGGGGATGTCGTTCTGGCTGCCCACGTTCTGGACGGGCGCGCGATCGTCGGGCGTGATGCGCGGAGCGGCGGCGGCACCGGTGTCGGCGCCGCTGCCGCCCGCGGGGATCTCCTCGCGCATGATGGCTCCGCGTCTCATCGATCCTCGGGCGAGACGTCACCCTGTCCCTCGTCGCCGAGGTCGATGAGCGCGGGATCCTCGCCCTGCGATTCCGGCTGCTCCTCCGAGCCGGGGAGGTCGTCGAAGGGGACCTCGTCCCCCTCGTCGGGGATCTCCGCCGGGTCGGCACCCGTCCCGGTCACCTCGGGGTCGAGATCGCCGTCCCATTCGCGCTGCGCGGGGTCGGCGGCCGGGTCCTGCGTGACCGACGTGTCGTTCTCGGTGAAGTTCTCGAGCGGGTCCTCCACGGCGGCCGCCCGCTCGCGCCCCTCGTCAGCTGCATTCGTCATGGCAACGTCCCCTTCCAGGTGTCGGTTCGTGCCCCCTCAGCGTGGCGCCGGGCGCGGCCGGCACGGCAGGGGGTTGATTCCTCCGCGCGCCCGTTGTAGCCCGCCCCGGCGGCGCTATCACGCACCCACCGACCGCGACAAGGGGGAGGCCGCGGCGCCGGACGTGGCGCAGGATCGGGGCATGAGCGACGCACGATCCCTCTGGCACGCGACCGCCCCGCCGATCCCCGTCGATGCCGAGCCGCCGCGCGAGAGCGAGGTCGTCGTCGCCGGCGGGGGACTGGCCGGCATCGCCACCGCGCTCGCGCTCGCCGAGCGGGGACGCCGGGTCGTCGTGCTCGAGGCCGAGCGCCTCGGCGCGCGCACCACGGGCGGCACGACCGGCAAGCTGAGCCTGCTGCAGGGCACCGTGTACGGCACCATCCGGCAGCACGCCGGCGACGAGGTGCTGCGCGCCTACCGCGCGGGCAATGCCGCGGCCCAGGAGTGGATGCGCGAGCGCCTCGCCGGCGCGCCCGGGGCGATCGAGCGGCGCGACGCCGTCACCTACGCCACGACCGACGACGGCGTGGAGGCGCTCGAGCGCGAGGCCGAGGCGCTCGACGCCGCCGGGGTCGAGGCCGAACGGCACGTCGCCGAGCGGCTCGGCCTGCCCTTCGAGGTCGCGGCCGCGCTGCGGCTGCCCGACCAGGACCAGCTGCACCCCATCCTGGCGCTCGCGGCGCTCACCGCGCGCCTGCGGCGGGCGGGCGGCATCGTCGTCGAGCGATGCCGGGTCCGCGATGCGGAGGTCGACGACGACGGCGTGCGGGTGCGCACCGACCGCGGCGAGATCCGCGCGCACCGCCTCGTGCTCGCCACGGGCACGCCGATCCTCGACCGCGGCCGCATGTCGTCGCGACTGTCGGTCTCGCGAGAGTTCGCGGCCGCGTACCGGCTTCCGGACGCGGTGCGCCCGCCCCGCGCGATGCACCTCTCGGTCGATCCCGTGCCGCGCTCGCTGCGGTCGGCGCGCGGGCTCGACGGCGAGCCGGTGCTCGTCGTCGCCGGCGACCCGTTCACGCCGGGGCGCGACGACGACACGCGCGAGCGTCTCGACGCCCTCGACCGCTGGGTGACCGAGATCTACCCGCGCGCCTGGCGGATCACGTGGTGGGCCGCGCAGGACTACCGCACCACCTCGGCGCTGCCGCACGCCGGGCCCGTGCCCGGCACCGACGAGAGGATCCTCGCCGCGACGGGGTTCGCCAAGTGGGGGATGACCAACGCGGTCGCCTCCGGGCTCGCGATCGCGGGGGTCCTCGACGACGACGAGCCGGACTGGGCGGCGCGGCTGCGCGAGCACCGCATCGGCCTGCGCGATGTCGTCGACGCGGTGGGGCTGAACGCCTCGGTGGCGGGAAACCTCGTGCGCGGCTGGGTCGCGCCGGACGACGACGGCGCCGAGGCGCGCGTGGAGCGCCGCGACGGCGACATGGTCGCGGAGGCGCGGGTGAACGGGCGCATCTGCGCCGTGTCGGCGGTGTGCACGCACCTCGGCGGCATCGTGCGGTGGAACACCGCCGAGCGCACGTGGGACTGCCCGCTGCACGGCTCGCGCTTCGCGCCGGACGGCCGCGTGATCGAGGGGCCGGCCACCGACGACCTGGCTCCCGCGACGTCACACTGAGTCACGCGGGGCCCCGGCGCGCCCCGACCCGCGCGCGAGGACGTACGGTCGATGTATGCGCACGAACGAGATGTCCCGATGAGCGTCGAGCTGGGCGATCGCTTCAAGGCGGTCTTCCGCGAGCACCCGGCGGCCGTCACCCTGCTGACGGCGCTGACCCCGCGCGGCCCCGTGGGGCTGACGGCGTCGAGCCTCGCCTCGGTGGCCGCGGATCCGCCCGCGGTGTCGTTCTCGGTGACGCGCGCGACGGGCTCGGCCGGCGGCATCCTCGCCGCCCCGGAGCTGTCGATCCATCTGCTCGGCGCCCAGCACGCCGCCACGGCGCTGGCGTTCTCGCGCTCGGGCGAGGAGCGCTTCACCGCCGCGCAGGGCTGGGAGTGGGACGCGGAGGGGCGCCCCGTGCTGCCCGACGCGCGCGCCCGGCTGCGCTGCCGCATCATCGACACGCTGCGCGTGGCCGACTCGTCGCTCGTCGTCGCCGAGGTCCTCGACATCGTGATCGGCCCGCCCGCGCCGCCGCTCGTGTACCGCGATCGCACCTTCCACGCCTTCGACGTCGCCGCCGGCGTGCTCGACCCCACGCAGCCGCAGCACCGCTGAGGTCAAGGTTCGTCACATCGGCGGAAGCGTCGCCGGCCCGGGTTAGCGTGAAAGGGCCTCGCGGCGGTCCGGGCGGTCCCGGGCACCGGCTCATAACCGGGTGCGTGGCGGGTTCGACTCCCGTCGCCGCGTCCAGTTTTCGGGAACACGCGCGCGCGAGACGTGGTTGCATGAGGGCATGACCGCTCTCGACCGCGTCCCCGACGCCTACCGCCGCCTGCTCGAGCTCCCGCTCTACGGCCACCTCGGCACGATCCGGCCGAACGACACCGTCCAGGTGAACCCGATGTGGTTCGAGTTCGACGGGGAGCACGTGCGCTTCACGCACACCACGTTCCGGCAGAAGTACCGCAACCTGCAGCACAACCCCTCGATGTCGCTGTCGATCACCGATCCCGACAACCCGCTGCAGTACCTCGAGGTCGCCGGCCGTCTCGTCGACGTCGTGCCCGATCCCGAGGGTGCGTTCTACGTGCGGCTGCAGAACCGCTACGGCAACCCGAGCCAGACCCCGCCGAAGGACTCGCCGGATCGCGTGATCCTCGTGATGTCCATCGAGCGGACCACCCACCAGTGAATGGAGAGCACCACATGACCCGCATCGCCGTCATCGGAGGCACCGGCTACGCCGGCGGCCACATCGTCCGCACCGCCGCGGACCGAGGTCACGAGGTGATCTCGTACAGCCGCACGCTGCCCGAGACGCCCGCGCCCGGTGTCGAGTACCGCGAGGCCGACTTCACCGACGCCGAGGCCGCGCGCGCGATCGTCGCCGACGCCGATGTCGTGATCGTGTGCGCCGCCCCGCGCGGCGACATGGAGGGTCGCGTCGAGGGCGCCGTCGCGCAGCTCGCCGCGCTCGCGGCCGAGGCCGGGGTGCGCCTGGGCGTGATCGGCGGCGCCGGTTCGCTGCTCGTGTCCGAGGGTGGCCCGCGCGTGATGGACGGCCCCGACTTCCCCGCGGCGATCCTGCCCGAGGCGCAGGAGGCCGGCCGTATGCTCGACGCGCTGCGCGCCGACGACAGCGGGCTGGACTGGTTCTACGTCAGCCCCGCGGCGGGCTTCGGCTCGTTCGCGCCGGGCGAGCCGCGCGGCACCTACCGCGTGGGCGGCGACGTGCTGCTCGTCGACGAGGCGGGTGAGTCGTTCGTCTCGGGCGCCGACTTCGCGACGGCCCTCGTGGACGAGATCCAGGAGCCGGCGCACCGCCGCCAGCGCTTCACCGTCGCGTACTGATCCCCACAGCGCGGAGCGATCCCTCGGGTCGCTCCGCGCTGGCATGTCCGAGCCGAGGGCATTCGCCCGACGCGAGGGCGATTCGCGCGATCTGGTCGTCTCTCGGGCGATACCCCTCGGCTCGGAACGGAACTTACCCCCGCCGGAGCGGCGCGGATCACCTGAGACGATGGAGGCATGACCGATCCGAACGCCTCCGCCAACCTGACGCGCGAGGAGACCGCCGCCCGCGCCGCCTCGATCACGCTCCACGAGGTGCACGTCTCGCTCGATCTGACCGAGGCGAAGGACCCGGAGCGCTCGGGCTTCCCGACCGCGAGCACGTTCTTCCTCGAGGCGGCGACGCCCGAGACGTGGGTCGACTTCCTCGGCGAGGACGTCGTGGCGGTCACGGTGAACGGCGCGGACATCCCGGTGGACTGGGACGGCGCGCGCGTGCGGATCACGGGCCTGGAGCCCGGGCGCCGCAATGTCGTGCAGGTGCGCGCGGTCGGCGCCTACAGCCGCTCGGGCGAGGGGCTGCACCGCTTCGTCGACCCGGCCGACGGCGAGACGTATCTCTACACGCAGTTCGAGCCGGCCGATTCGCGGCGGCTCATGCCGGTGTTCGAGCAGCCCGACATGAAGGCGCGGTGGCAGTTCAGCGTCGCGGCCCCGCGGGAGTGGATCGTGCTGTCGAACCAGTCGATCGCGCACCACACCAGCGACGACGCGCAGTACCCGCTCTTCCACGAGACGCTGCCGATCTCGTCGTACATCACGGCCATCGCCGCGGGCCCGTACCACCGCGCGGAGGGGGAGTGGACCCGCGGCGACCAGACCGTGCCGCTCGGCGTGCTGTGCCGCGCGTCGCTGGCCGAGCACCTCGACGCCGACGAGATTCTCGAGATCACCCGGCAGGGCCTGGACTTCTTCACCGACGCGTTCGGGTACCCGTACCCGTGGGGAAAGTACGACCAGATCTTCGTGCCGGAGTACAACCTCGGCGCGATGGAGAACCCCGGGCTCGTGACCTTCACCGAGGCGTACGTGTTCCGCGGCGCCGCCACCGACGCGCAGCGCG
This genomic interval from Microbacterium sediminis contains the following:
- the flgL gene encoding flagellar hook-associated protein FlgL encodes the protein MTAQTMSQASLRNLQSNLSALARLQEQATSQRAFLAPSDNPSAAATTLAVHAAQDRNQQHARNIDDAIAWVATADSAISESTTLLQRVRVLTVQGANDVSMDATAKEAIAVELEGLRDELLARANTSLLGRSVFAGTSDAGRAFEPDYTHNGVPGAEVTRRIADGVSVRVDADGAAVFGEGDQSVFALIDDIVADLRGGVNVGARLDQIDERMTAMLSAQGAIGARQAQIERTQEATLDESVSLETRRSAVEDVDSVEILVQLQAQELVYRSALQVTSRVLQPTLMDFLS
- a CDS encoding flagellar assembly protein FliW translates to MSAAVSFVAPPPGLDPHTDFELAPVDGADGLFSLRAAAQPELRMYLVDPRGVVADYAPVLTDEQADAISLTSADDALVLVVANPGADGVHVNLLAPVVVNTATGSAAQVILEGQDLPVRAPLA
- a CDS encoding DUF6098 family protein — translated: MTGDVLALEAFARPPIRSLEELERLVRERPGLHVRYSEGPSSDRGGGSIDTESGLELPGLSVNPLDPEPWWTRPVADWLARQLCQYRHLAESNPERFAWVLEGRVVARGPDCEPLLADAVPVARLAEELLAEADARYRSEFDAGRGPEG
- a CDS encoding zinc-dependent alcohol dehydrogenase, whose protein sequence is MRALTWKGRRRVSVEEVPDPRIEEPTDAIVRITSTAICGSDLHLYELMGPYLDRGDILGHEAMGVVEEVGSAITSLRVGQRVVVPFNIACGHCWMCRHGLQSQCETTQVTEQGTGAALFGYTKLYGQVPGGQAELLRVPLADYNTIPVGVELPDERYLFLSDVLPTALQGVQYAHVPDGGTLVVLGLGAVGQFASRIARHQGLEVLAVDPVHERREMARRHGVAVCAPEQVAERVRELTGGRGADAVVDAVGLEAHGNPMVHAAHLALGSLPGAISRPVMDHMGLDRTAALLSAIDLVRRGGTVSISGVYAGEADPLPMKTMFDKQLTLRMGQCNVKRWVPQLVELVEDPADPLGTTDLTTHRVPLSEAPDMYRIFQRKEDGCIKVVLDPSL
- a CDS encoding cytochrome P450, which gives rise to MTAAAIPRLRGDSTIGFLADGYAFGARRFERLGSDAFRARLGGMPATLVRGVDGARFFAEGERFTRVGALPPSVLHSLQDVGSVQQLSGAAHHARKGLFLDVLDEPGRARLVEALREDWGAALPTWQASDTVQLHRAVAGVLTRAVCRWADLPLNQRTARARTIEFLAMLDGAGGFGPRNWWGRWRRRRTERWARGLIRDGRRRGAHGVVARLLDHRDADGSGLSDEVAAIELINLLRPTVAAGRFVVFAALALHRHPEWAERFRAGEERHLRGFVQEVRRTAPFFPLVAGRAVRELEWRGERFAPGEMVALDIFATHRDPAVWSDPLAFRPERHEAGGPAARGADALIAQGAGDYATGHRCPGEPLTIELLEETVRLLTRRMTYDVPPQDLGVDLRRFPTLPRSGFVMSRVRIT
- a CDS encoding FAD-dependent oxidoreductase, with translation MSDARSLWHATAPPIPVDAEPPRESEVVVAGGGLAGIATALALAERGRRVVVLEAERLGARTTGGTTGKLSLLQGTVYGTIRQHAGDEVLRAYRAGNAAAQEWMRERLAGAPGAIERRDAVTYATTDDGVEALEREAEALDAAGVEAERHVAERLGLPFEVAAALRLPDQDQLHPILALAALTARLRRAGGIVVERCRVRDAEVDDDGVRVRTDRGEIRAHRLVLATGTPILDRGRMSSRLSVSREFAAAYRLPDAVRPPRAMHLSVDPVPRSLRSARGLDGEPVLVVAGDPFTPGRDDDTRERLDALDRWVTEIYPRAWRITWWAAQDYRTTSALPHAGPVPGTDERILAATGFAKWGMTNAVASGLAIAGVLDDDEPDWAARLREHRIGLRDVVDAVGLNASVAGNLVRGWVAPDDDGAEARVERRDGDMVAEARVNGRICAVSAVCTHLGGIVRWNTAERTWDCPLHGSRFAPDGRVIEGPATDDLAPATSH
- a CDS encoding flavin reductase family protein — encoded protein: MSVELGDRFKAVFREHPAAVTLLTALTPRGPVGLTASSLASVAADPPAVSFSVTRATGSAGGILAAPELSIHLLGAQHAATALAFSRSGEERFTAAQGWEWDAEGRPVLPDARARLRCRIIDTLRVADSSLVVAEVLDIVIGPPAPPLVYRDRTFHAFDVAAGVLDPTQPQHR
- a CDS encoding PPOX class F420-dependent oxidoreductase, whose amino-acid sequence is MTALDRVPDAYRRLLELPLYGHLGTIRPNDTVQVNPMWFEFDGEHVRFTHTTFRQKYRNLQHNPSMSLSITDPDNPLQYLEVAGRLVDVVPDPEGAFYVRLQNRYGNPSQTPPKDSPDRVILVMSIERTTHQ
- a CDS encoding NAD(P)-dependent oxidoreductase → MTRIAVIGGTGYAGGHIVRTAADRGHEVISYSRTLPETPAPGVEYREADFTDAEAARAIVADADVVIVCAAPRGDMEGRVEGAVAQLAALAAEAGVRLGVIGGAGSLLVSEGGPRVMDGPDFPAAILPEAQEAGRMLDALRADDSGLDWFYVSPAAGFGSFAPGEPRGTYRVGGDVLLVDEAGESFVSGADFATALVDEIQEPAHRRQRFTVAY